Sequence from the Phycisphaerales bacterium genome:
GCCCGCCTGCATGACCGATGTGACCGCCACCCTGGGCGACTCGCCGGGCCTGGTGAACTTCAGCGCATTCGTGATCAGGTTCGTCAGCACCTGCGTCAGCACCACCGACTCCGCCATTACCAGGTCGGGCCCGACGCGCACGTCCACTGGCGGCGGCGTGCCCGCCGGCGGCGTGGCCTGCGCCAGCGCCTGCTCGATCGCCTTTGTCAGAGACACCGGCCGCACCTGCACCTGCGCCCGCGAGAGCCGGCTGTAGTTCAGAAGGTCCTGGATCAGCTGGTCCATCCGCGACGCCGCGGCCTGAATCCTGGCGATATACGCCACCCCTTCCGCCGGCAGCTGCTCCGAGTAGTCCTCGCGCAGGGCCGAGGCAAAGCCATGCACGGATCGCAGCGGCGCCCGCAGGTCGTGCGACACGCTGTACCCGAAGGACTCCAGCCCCTGGTTCGCGTCCTGCAACTCCCTCGTCCGCTCCTGCACCCGCCGCTCCAGCTGTGCATTCGCCGCCCGCGTCGCCTCGTTGGCCCGCACCAGGTCGCGGCTGACCACTACCCCGAGCACCACGAGGGCCACGCACGCGCCCAACGTAATCGCGCTGAGCACCGTCGCGATGGTCCCCGTAGCGCTCGCCGTGCGGTTGCGGGCCTCCAGCAGACGCGCCTCCTCCGCGATGCCCTCTTCCGTCAGCCGCAGGACCTCGACCGTGAGCAGCTTCCCGTCGCCGCGCCGAATCCGCTCGATCGCCGCGTCCTGCTCGCCAGACGCGCGTAGCCGCACCGTGGCCTCGAGGTGCTCCAGCCGGCCCCGCGCGAGCCGTTCCACCTCGGCGATCCGCCGCTGCTGCGAAGGGTTGTCTCTTGTCAGCATGCGGACC
This genomic interval carries:
- a CDS encoding CHASE3 domain-containing protein, coding for MQQADASNMEGAGGGTPGGWRWVLLIAIVVVAVLSGLFSIFAVTRFRAAEAWVQHTITVQAQLETIRTRLLGAESAQRGYLITGGQGELDQFHARAAEVMVPIDAVRMLTRDNPSQQRRIAEVERLARGRLEHLEATVRLRASGEQDAAIERIRRGDGKLLTVEVLRLTEEGIAEEARLLEARNRTASATGTIATVLSAITLGACVALVVLGVVVSRDLVRANEATRAANAQLERRVQERTRELQDANQGLESFGYSVSHDLRAPLRSVHGFASALREDYSEQLPAEGVAYIARIQAAASRMDQLIQDLLNYSRLSRAQVQVRPVSLTKAIEQALAQATPPAGTPPPVDVRVGPDLVMAESVVLTQVLTNLITNALKFTRPGESPRVAVTSVMQAGVVRVSVRDEGIGIDPEHHDRIFRVFERLHNTEQYPGTGIGLAIVHKGV